One stretch of Candidatus Omnitrophota bacterium DNA includes these proteins:
- a CDS encoding PIN domain-containing protein: MTITFLRLFFVFLSCIVGYYVGSLLTGFSAKGSYMGASMGGFGSLAIILLELGMKRLSIRNLSAAVFGLIFGFFMAWIVTSVLRLIPMSIELFASLQIIMILIFCYLGMVIAMRGKDEFNLIIPYVKFVRQDKKDDIILLDTSVIIDGRAADMLHTKFIEGRLVIPRFVLRELQQIADSQDALKRNRGRRGLDILNKLQKSTDFDVRIQEEDFPDVKEVDAKLVKLAKLLGAKVLTNDFNLNKVAELQGVTVLNINELANALRPVVLPGEVMEVRISKEGKEHNQGIAYLDDGTMIVIDNSKHLISQSVNVVVTSVLQTSAGRMIFAKLEDPAKAGSGKQR, encoded by the coding sequence TTTGTATTCTTGAGCTGTATAGTAGGTTATTATGTAGGGTCTCTGTTAACAGGTTTTAGCGCCAAAGGCTCTTATATGGGCGCCAGTATGGGAGGATTCGGCTCTCTCGCGATAATTCTGCTGGAGCTGGGCATGAAAAGGCTTTCGATAAGGAACCTTTCCGCTGCGGTCTTTGGACTCATCTTCGGGTTCTTCATGGCGTGGATCGTGACAAGCGTGCTTCGTCTTATCCCGATGTCGATAGAACTATTCGCATCGCTGCAGATAATAATGATATTAATCTTTTGCTATCTGGGTATGGTGATCGCGATGAGAGGGAAGGATGAATTCAATCTGATCATACCCTATGTCAAATTTGTGAGGCAGGATAAGAAAGACGATATAATTCTTTTGGATACAAGTGTTATTATTGACGGCAGGGCTGCCGACATGCTGCATACTAAATTCATCGAGGGCAGGCTGGTTATCCCGCGTTTTGTTCTGAGGGAGCTTCAGCAGATAGCCGATTCGCAGGATGCCTTGAAGCGTAACCGGGGGCGCCGAGGCCTCGATATATTGAATAAGCTGCAGAAGTCCACTGATTTCGATGTGCGTATCCAGGAAGAGGATTTTCCTGATGTAAAAGAAGTAGATGCGAAGCTCGTTAAATTGGCGAAGCTTCTTGGAGCCAAAGTATTGACCAACGATTTCAACCTGAATAAGGTTGCTGAACTGCAGGGCGTGACTGTGCTGAATATAAATGAGCTTGCCAATGCCCTGAGGCCGGTGGTGCTGCCGGGTGAGGTGATGGAAGTCAGGATCAGCAAAGAAGGCAAGGAGCATAACCAGGGCATCGCTTACCTCGATGACGGCACTATGATCGTGATCGATAACTCCAAACATTTAATATCTCAGTCTGTCAATGTCGTTGTTACGAGCGTGCTTCAGACCTCCGCCGGTAGAATGATATTCGCGAAACTTGAAGATCCAGCAAAGGCCGGCAGCGGAAAGCAGAGATGA